A stretch of the Myxococcales bacterium genome encodes the following:
- a CDS encoding protein-L-isoaspartate(D-aspartate) O-methyltransferase: MVDEQLAARGIVDPRVLDAFRRVPREKFIPVPMDPGLSARHAEVAYADEPVAIGLGQTISQPYIVALTAAALTLSGTERVLEVGTGSGYAAAILSLLAREVFTIERMPALAHVAKDRLARLGYGNVTVIEGDGTLGWQEHAPYDAIAVAAAGPKVPPPLLAQLAVGGRLVVPVGDKTQTLVRITRESAIRYREEELSDVRFVRLIGAEGFHER, from the coding sequence ATGGTCGACGAACAGCTCGCCGCGCGCGGCATCGTCGACCCGCGCGTGCTGGACGCCTTTCGCAGGGTGCCGCGCGAGAAGTTCATCCCGGTGCCCATGGACCCAGGTCTGAGCGCCCGTCATGCGGAGGTCGCCTACGCCGACGAGCCCGTCGCCATCGGCCTCGGCCAGACCATCTCGCAGCCGTACATCGTGGCCCTGACGGCTGCGGCGCTGACGCTGTCGGGCACCGAACGCGTGCTCGAGGTGGGCACCGGGTCGGGCTACGCGGCGGCCATCTTGAGCCTGCTCGCGCGGGAGGTCTTCACCATCGAACGCATGCCGGCGTTGGCCCACGTGGCCAAAGACCGCCTCGCTCGACTTGGGTACGGCAACGTGACGGTCATCGAGGGCGATGGCACGCTGGGGTGGCAAGAGCACGCGCCCTACGACGCGATCGCGGTGGCGGCCGCCGGACCCAAGGTGCCACCGCCGCTGCTCGCTCAGCTCGCCGTGGGAGGGCGCCTCGTGGTGCCCGTCGGCGACAAGACGCAGACGCTCGTACGCATCACGCGCGAGAGCGCCATTCGGTATCGTGAAGAAGAGCTGAGCGACGTCCGCTTCGTACGGCTCATCGGCGCCGAGGGGTTTCACGAGCGGTAG
- a CDS encoding OPT/YSL family transporter, with protein MSGPPPVSSDGPSLLDEFPIDTQPLREPAAIEARDRAWLEKVYRPDVPQFTARAVLTGAVLGAVLSISDLYIGLKVGWIFGMSITSSVLTFALFAAAGRAFPRMAPLSPLETNTSQTVASAAAYMASAGLVSSIPALTMLSRDGTLVLPELTGPMLVAWLFFTALLGVVIAVPVKRSMINAEQLRFPTGLVCAETIRTMHASGKAALGKARALVVGALFAGVVKLVLEAKVGVLKLLPDFIPLPGRLHGLPITAWSFRLNTSMLLYAAGVVVGLKVASSLLVGAVFNYALLGPWLLDHGVLRVASPEVAQDPVAFRAFQKACEAIHVLPVRSPELLFRELRAKWSVWPGTSLMVSASLVAFAFRFRVIGRALKSLSGVLSFVRKKSGAASVDPLAAVEVPPSWFGLGLAITAIACLVMQHAWFEVPLALGVVSLGLAFVLSVVASRATGETNITPIGAMGKITQLVFGVLMPGHATANLMTATVTAGAAAHSADLLTEVKTGYLLGAAPRKQFLAQLVGVLVGALACVPIYLVIAKPERLGVDLAAPSAVAWASVAKLLKDGPSNLPQLALMGIGVGAAVGALLAVLDEFAPPRYRNWVPSATGLGIALVIDANDSLAMFLGALSAYVFAKLKPAAAERWTFTTASGVIAGEGLMGVLVIVLRDVLGVLPK; from the coding sequence ATGAGTGGACCCCCGCCCGTCAGCTCCGATGGCCCGAGCCTGCTCGACGAGTTCCCCATCGACACCCAGCCGTTGCGGGAACCCGCGGCCATCGAGGCGCGGGACCGCGCGTGGCTCGAGAAGGTGTACCGGCCCGACGTTCCGCAGTTTACCGCTCGCGCGGTCCTCACGGGAGCGGTCCTCGGCGCGGTCTTGAGCATCAGCGATCTCTACATCGGCCTGAAGGTCGGTTGGATCTTCGGCATGAGCATCACGTCGAGCGTCCTCACCTTCGCGCTGTTCGCCGCCGCCGGGCGCGCGTTTCCGCGCATGGCGCCGCTCTCTCCGCTCGAGACGAACACGTCCCAGACGGTGGCGTCGGCGGCGGCCTACATGGCGAGCGCGGGGCTCGTCAGCTCGATTCCTGCCCTCACGATGCTCAGTCGCGATGGGACGCTCGTTTTGCCCGAGCTCACGGGACCGATGCTCGTGGCCTGGCTCTTCTTCACCGCGCTGCTCGGCGTCGTCATCGCCGTGCCGGTGAAGCGGAGCATGATCAACGCGGAGCAGCTCCGCTTCCCGACGGGGCTCGTCTGCGCCGAGACCATTCGAACGATGCACGCCTCGGGCAAGGCGGCGCTGGGCAAGGCGCGCGCCCTCGTCGTCGGCGCGCTCTTCGCCGGCGTCGTCAAACTCGTGCTCGAGGCCAAAGTCGGCGTCCTGAAGCTCTTGCCGGATTTCATCCCGCTACCCGGTCGCCTCCATGGGCTTCCCATCACGGCGTGGTCGTTCCGTCTGAATACGAGCATGTTGCTCTACGCGGCCGGCGTCGTCGTCGGACTGAAGGTGGCGTCGAGCCTCCTCGTTGGAGCGGTCTTCAACTACGCGCTGCTGGGGCCTTGGCTCCTCGATCACGGCGTCCTCCGCGTAGCGTCGCCGGAGGTGGCCCAAGACCCCGTGGCCTTCCGGGCGTTCCAGAAGGCCTGCGAAGCTATCCACGTGTTGCCGGTTCGGTCGCCCGAGCTCTTGTTCCGCGAGCTTCGCGCGAAGTGGAGCGTTTGGCCCGGCACGTCCCTCATGGTGAGCGCGAGCCTCGTCGCCTTCGCGTTTCGCTTTCGGGTCATCGGTCGCGCCCTCAAGAGTCTGTCCGGGGTTCTCTCTTTCGTCCGAAAAAAGAGTGGCGCCGCGTCCGTCGACCCGTTGGCCGCGGTCGAAGTGCCCCCCTCGTGGTTCGGCCTCGGGTTGGCGATCACCGCCATCGCTTGCCTCGTCATGCAGCACGCCTGGTTCGAAGTCCCGCTGGCGCTCGGCGTCGTCTCGCTCGGCCTCGCGTTCGTGCTGTCCGTCGTCGCGTCTCGCGCCACCGGCGAGACGAACATCACGCCCATCGGTGCGATGGGAAAGATCACGCAGCTCGTCTTCGGCGTCCTCATGCCCGGCCACGCCACGGCCAACCTCATGACGGCCACCGTGACGGCAGGCGCCGCAGCCCACTCGGCGGATCTGCTGACGGAGGTGAAGACGGGCTATTTGCTCGGCGCCGCGCCGCGAAAGCAGTTCCTCGCGCAGCTCGTCGGCGTGCTCGTCGGTGCGCTGGCGTGTGTCCCCATTTACCTCGTGATCGCGAAGCCTGAGCGCCTCGGCGTGGACCTCGCGGCGCCGTCTGCGGTGGCGTGGGCCAGCGTCGCGAAGCTGCTTAAGGATGGCCCGTCGAACCTCCCACAGCTCGCGCTCATGGGCATCGGCGTGGGCGCGGCCGTCGGCGCGCTCTTGGCCGTCCTCGACGAGTTCGCGCCACCGCGGTACCGAAATTGGGTGCCGAGCGCGACGGGGCTCGGCATCGCGCTCGTTATCGACGCCAACGACAGCCTCGCCATGTTCTTGGGCGCGCTGTCGGCCTACGTCTTCGCGAAGCTGAAGCCGGCGGCGGCCGAGCGATGGACCTTCACGACGGCGAGCGGGGTCATCGCCGGCGAAGGTCTCATGGGTGTCCTTGTGATCGTCCTTCGCGACGTCCTCGGGGTCCTGCCGAAGTAG
- a CDS encoding vitamin B12-dependent ribonucleotide reductase: MAQTHKHPSKRNDETRAKAQKAPAKAESRAAGTNASASASASKKAAVRAPAGTVTVARRYTTEGVDPLSQVVYERRSSTITNPDGSIVFKMEGAEVPATWSQLATDIVISKYFRKAGLHGDKDKGERSVQHVVHRISNTVRKAGEKFGGYFATTKDADAFEAELAYLLVHQYGAFNSPVWFNLGLYHQYGIEGSGGNWAWDESRQMTVETANAYERPQCSACFILAVQDDLMSIYEVMKNEARLFKYGSGTGTNFSSIRGKQEKLSGGGTSSGLMSFLEVFDRAAGATKSGGTTRRAAKMVCLDMDHPEIVDFMTWKVKEERKAQALIQAGYPSDFNGEAYHTISGQNSNNSIRVTDDFMRAVETGGKWETRMRTTQAVCDTYEARDLWRTLAESAWGCADPGVQYDSTINRWHTCPNSGRINASNPCSEYMFLDDTACNLASVNLTKFLTEGEGGIPNFDIEGYRHACRTFFIAQEILVDLSSYPTGPIAKNSHDYRPLGLGYANLGSLLMQLGIPYDSDQGRSIAAALTAIMCGHAYKASAEMARSKGAFPGFAKNREPMLRVMRMHRDAAHAISPVDCVLPGEPSSMAGALYRAGCEDWDQAVRLGEAHGYRNAQSTVLAPTGTIGLLMDCDTTGIEPDFALVKFKKLAGGGYFKIVNQSVPGALRRLGYSPAEVQEIVAYVSGTNTLLAAPHVNRRSLKDKGFTDIDLGKVEAALPGVFDLDAAFAPWIIGDETYERLLGVNWKDSKRPMLERLGFTRTEVDTASDIIVGRMTIEGAPHLKKEHYAVFDCANRCGKHGSRFLAPMSHVKMMAAAQPFLSGAISKTVNLPNDASVEEVAEIYEEGWRLGLKAVALYRDGCKASQPLSTSSKDKEEKKADADARATVNNDVLSPIPMTNAPQDTTQLTLQLVPKDTRPHGLRVRLPKKRTGFTQEARVGGHKIYLRTGEYEDNTLGEIFIDMHKEGAAFRSLMNCFSMSVSIGLQYGVPLQTYVDQFTFTRFEPQGIVEGHPNVKVATSIVDYVFRVLGVEYLHRYDLAHIKPEEAEEKDAPPAPPSVHPEALMAMTRTQPMPTITLPSEMAMPAAKATQVRSNQMAEGLEGAGRGGGSALDAQLDSMMGDAPLCDVCGHITVRNGACYKCLNCGNSMGCS, from the coding sequence ATGGCGCAGACCCACAAGCACCCCTCGAAACGCAACGACGAGACGCGAGCCAAGGCGCAGAAAGCGCCTGCCAAGGCTGAGAGCCGCGCGGCGGGGACGAACGCGAGCGCGAGCGCAAGCGCGAGCAAGAAAGCCGCTGTCCGTGCGCCCGCCGGCACCGTGACGGTCGCACGCCGCTACACCACCGAGGGTGTCGACCCGTTGAGCCAGGTCGTCTACGAGCGCCGCTCGAGCACGATCACCAACCCCGACGGCAGCATCGTCTTCAAGATGGAGGGCGCCGAAGTCCCCGCCACGTGGAGCCAGCTCGCGACCGATATCGTCATCTCCAAGTACTTCCGCAAGGCGGGCCTTCACGGCGACAAGGACAAGGGCGAGCGCAGCGTCCAACACGTCGTGCACCGCATCAGCAACACGGTCCGCAAGGCCGGTGAGAAGTTTGGCGGCTACTTCGCGACCACCAAAGACGCCGACGCCTTCGAGGCTGAGCTCGCGTACCTGCTCGTTCACCAATACGGCGCCTTCAACTCGCCCGTTTGGTTCAACCTGGGCCTCTACCACCAGTACGGCATCGAGGGCTCGGGCGGAAACTGGGCCTGGGACGAGAGCCGCCAAATGACGGTGGAGACGGCCAACGCCTACGAGCGCCCGCAGTGCTCGGCGTGTTTCATTCTGGCCGTCCAAGACGACCTCATGAGCATCTACGAGGTCATGAAGAACGAGGCTCGGCTATTCAAGTACGGCTCGGGCACCGGCACCAACTTCAGCAGCATCCGCGGCAAGCAAGAGAAGCTCTCCGGCGGCGGCACGTCGAGCGGCCTCATGAGCTTCCTCGAGGTCTTCGATCGCGCCGCCGGCGCGACGAAGAGCGGCGGGACCACGCGGCGAGCCGCGAAGATGGTCTGCCTCGACATGGACCACCCCGAGATCGTCGACTTCATGACCTGGAAGGTCAAAGAGGAGCGGAAGGCGCAGGCGCTCATCCAAGCGGGCTACCCGTCTGACTTCAACGGCGAGGCCTACCACACCATCAGCGGCCAAAACTCCAACAACTCGATTCGCGTCACCGACGACTTCATGCGAGCCGTCGAGACCGGCGGCAAGTGGGAGACGCGCATGCGCACGACGCAGGCCGTCTGCGACACCTACGAGGCGCGCGATCTCTGGCGAACGTTGGCGGAGTCGGCCTGGGGCTGCGCCGACCCGGGCGTTCAATACGACTCGACGATCAACCGTTGGCACACGTGCCCGAACTCGGGCCGGATCAACGCGTCGAACCCGTGCTCTGAGTACATGTTCCTCGACGACACGGCGTGCAACCTCGCGTCGGTCAACCTCACGAAGTTCCTGACCGAGGGCGAAGGCGGTATCCCCAACTTCGACATCGAGGGTTATCGCCACGCGTGCCGCACGTTCTTCATCGCGCAAGAGATCCTCGTCGACCTCTCGAGCTACCCGACGGGCCCCATCGCGAAGAACTCGCATGACTACCGCCCGCTGGGCCTCGGCTACGCCAACCTCGGCAGCCTTCTCATGCAGCTCGGCATCCCCTACGACAGCGATCAGGGTCGCTCCATCGCCGCGGCGCTCACGGCCATCATGTGCGGCCACGCCTACAAGGCGAGCGCTGAGATGGCGCGCTCCAAGGGCGCCTTCCCGGGCTTCGCCAAGAACCGTGAGCCGATGCTCCGCGTCATGCGCATGCACCGCGACGCGGCGCACGCCATCTCGCCGGTCGATTGCGTGCTCCCCGGTGAGCCGTCGTCGATGGCGGGTGCGCTCTACCGCGCGGGCTGCGAGGACTGGGATCAGGCCGTTCGCCTCGGCGAAGCCCACGGCTACCGCAACGCGCAGAGCACCGTGCTCGCGCCGACGGGCACCATCGGCCTCTTGATGGACTGCGACACGACCGGCATCGAACCGGACTTCGCCCTCGTGAAGTTCAAGAAGCTGGCCGGTGGCGGCTACTTCAAGATCGTCAACCAATCGGTGCCCGGGGCGCTGCGTCGGCTCGGCTACTCGCCGGCGGAGGTCCAGGAGATCGTCGCGTACGTCAGCGGCACCAACACGCTCCTCGCGGCGCCGCACGTCAACCGTCGAAGCCTGAAGGACAAGGGCTTCACGGACATCGACCTCGGCAAGGTTGAGGCTGCCCTCCCCGGCGTCTTCGACCTCGACGCGGCCTTCGCACCTTGGATCATCGGCGACGAGACCTACGAGCGCCTCCTCGGCGTCAACTGGAAGGACTCGAAGCGTCCGATGCTCGAGCGCCTCGGCTTCACGCGCACCGAGGTCGACACGGCGAGCGACATCATCGTCGGCCGCATGACCATCGAGGGTGCCCCGCACCTCAAGAAGGAGCACTACGCGGTCTTCGATTGCGCCAACCGCTGCGGCAAGCACGGCTCGCGCTTCTTGGCCCCCATGAGCCACGTCAAGATGATGGCGGCCGCGCAGCCGTTCTTGAGCGGAGCCATCTCGAAGACCGTCAACCTCCCCAACGACGCGAGCGTCGAAGAGGTCGCCGAGATCTACGAAGAGGGCTGGCGCCTCGGACTCAAGGCCGTGGCCCTCTACCGCGACGGGTGCAAGGCGTCGCAGCCGCTCTCCACGTCCAGCAAGGACAAGGAAGAGAAGAAGGCTGATGCCGACGCCAGGGCGACGGTCAACAACGACGTCCTGTCGCCGATCCCGATGACGAACGCGCCCCAAGACACGACGCAGCTCACGCTGCAGCTCGTGCCCAAGGACACGCGCCCACACGGCCTCCGCGTTCGCTTGCCCAAGAAGCGCACCGGCTTCACGCAGGAAGCGCGGGTCGGCGGCCACAAGATCTACCTCCGCACCGGCGAATACGAGGACAACACGCTCGGTGAGATCTTCATCGACATGCACAAGGAGGGCGCCGCCTTCCGCTCGCTGATGAACTGCTTCTCCATGAGCGTATCCATCGGCCTGCAATACGGCGTCCCGCTCCAGACCTACGTCGACCAGTTCACGTTCACCCGCTTCGAGCCCCAGGGCATCGTCGAGGGTCACCCGAACGTGAAGGTCGCGACCTCCATCGTCGACTACGTCTTCCGCGTGCTCGGCGTCGAATACCTCCACCGCTACGACCTGGCGCACATCAAGCCGGAGGAGGCGGAGGAGAAGGACGCACCGCCGGCGCCGCCCAGCGTTCATCCGGAAGCGCTCATGGCGATGACCAGGACGCAGCCGATGCCGACCATCACGTTGCCCAGTGAGATGGCGATGCCCGCCGCGAAGGCGACGCAGGTTCGGAGCAACCAAATGGCCGAAGGGCTCGAGGGAGCCGGCCGCGGCGGCGGCTCAGCACTCGACGCCCAACTCGACTCGATGATGGGCGACGCGCCGCTCTGCGACGTGTGCGGCCACATCACCGTACGCAACGGCGCTTGTTACAAGTGCCTCAACTGCGGGAACTCGATGGGCTGCAGCTGA